A single Dermacentor albipictus isolate Rhodes 1998 colony chromosome 3, USDA_Dalb.pri_finalv2, whole genome shotgun sequence DNA region contains:
- the NAT1 gene encoding eukaryotic translation initiation factor 4 gamma 2 isoform X2 yields the protein MVQRPCEQEPHTTRRAAARRFSVARASPTDATTEGPRGAGGSSSPCNRDGTAAAATVSSPCVHRWVPPSVVRRDAPINSADKNDLVFRKVRGILNKLTPEKFHKLRKELLLVGLDSTHILKGVILLIFDKALDEPKYSCMYASLCRELCDESPNFEPPPSSSSSSQTTTFRRLLLTKCQDEFENRRRANEAFERRNGPLTPDEQEQRLVAKHKMLGNIKFIGELGKQGLLQESILHQCVQQLLVASARVQSGGDWQDLECLCQILVTVGRRLDTPRARPLMDQYFERMRTLSHSPELPARIRFLLRDVIELRANRWVPRRGAAEHGPRTLQQIRDEASRDLGIYCGSRVSGPRAASLGGGMDDVFAPLPMASLGTGPGVIPSGGDRFFPYRAGGSARTPLNNSGGFLGGGGGGNFYNGRNNQPPPQQFGRGQRGGEHLPPRFLKKQSPGSADEISLRPAQNSIVLKPKTPLSFSKTNTGSTGSTPLGPHPLAKQAMKEPPIVIKQVVQDKNRANRSAPEREKGATREEVIARVDELLASLKFSNGAEQQQSTTTANNATNNNGTTTPPGSSDNGLPDEASRAFEALKIPRKFLSEALAHAMLATLDKPQAELLPQMALAYKKDGGAAYLEALQEVFGRMSALEAEMPLVKSMVAGHVARGVAKGLITLSDVASALPQGQHYPLFLLVLQQLARTQGRPWLTQGLAQAKVDLESLLPEGNRGPERLAEVLEDRGLGFLLPRLQGDLWRQLKADPSATALYRWIRDSVDPQQQTQPAFVHALVTCLLRYILGQTTMPQLLNTNQGTNDSENNESTVQQQQQNAVAPERAQLDKERELLERYQALLRAFLGERSALQLTALYALQTLWHSLGFPKGMLLRWFVLLYDLEIVEEEAFLKWKEDVNDDYPGKGKALFQVNQWLTWLEEAEEEEEEDEEDCSDEGDN from the exons ATG GTACAAAGGCCCTGCGAGCAGGAGCCCCACACGACCAGGCGAGCGGCGGCGAGGCGGTTTAGTGTGGCGCGGGCGTCCCCAACAGACGCAACAACGGAAGGGCCGCGAGGAGCGGGGGGCTCTTCATCTCCGTGCAACAGGGACGGCACAGCAGCGGCAGCGACTGTCTCCTCCCCGTGCGTGCACCGATGGGTTCCCCCAAGCGTTGTCCGGCGAGATGCCCCCATCAACTCTGCCGACAAGAATGACCTCGTATTCCGAAAGGTGCGCGGCATTCTCAACAAGCTCACGCCGGAAAAGTTCCACAAGCTCAGAAAGGAGCTGCTGCTCGTGGGCCTCGACTCGACGCACATTCTCAAGGGCGTAATCCTGCTTATCTTCGACAAAGCCTTGGATGAGCCCAAGTACAGTTGCATGTACGCGTCCCTCTGTCGGGAACTGTGCGACGAGTCACCAAATTTCGAGCCGCccccgagcagcagcagcagcagtcagaCCACCACTTTCCGCCGCCTGTTGCTGACCAAGTGCCAGGACGAGTTTGAGAACCGGCGGCGCGCCAACGAGGCCTTCGAGCGTCGAAATGGGCCCCTCACGCCCGACGAGCAGGAGCAGCGGCTGGTCGCCAAGCACAAGATGCTCGGCAACATCAAGTTCATCGGCGAGCTGGGCAAGCAGGGCCTGCTGCAGGAGTCCATCCTGCACCAGTGCGTGCAGCAGCTGCTGGTGGCCTCGGCGCGCGTGCAGAGCGGCGGCGACTGGCAGGACCTGGAGTGCCTCTGCCAGATCCTGGTCACGGTGGGCCGCCGGCTGGACACCCCCCGGGCCCGGCCCCTCATGGACCAGTACTTcgagcgcatgcgcaccctcTCCCACTCCCCCGAGCTGCCCGCGCGTATCCGCTTCCTGCTGCGCGACGTCATCGAGCTGCGCGCGAACCGCTGGGTGCCGCGGCGAGGCGCCGCCGAGCACGGGCCCCGCACGCTGCAACAGATACGCGACGAGGCGTCGCGCGACCTGGGCATCTACTGCGGCTCCCGGGTGAGCGGACCCCGGGCCGCTTCCCTCGGGGGAGGCATGGACGACGTGTTTGCCCCGCTCCCAATGGCCAGCCTGGGCACGGGGCCCGGGGTGATCCCCTCGGGAGGAGACCGCTTCTTTCCCTACCGCGCGGGCGGCTCGGCCCGCACGCCCCTGAATAACTCTGGCG GATTCCTGGGCGGTGGTGGTGGAGGCAACTTCTACAACGGCCGTAACAATCAGCCCCCACCACAGCAGTTTGGCCGCGGCCAACGGGGCGGGGAGCATCTGCCCCCACGCTTCCTCAAGAAGCAGAGCCCTGGCAGCGCAGATGAGATCTCCCTGCGACCAGCCCAGAACTCCATTGTGCTCAAGCCCAAGACTCCGCTGAGCTTTTCAAAGACAAACACTGGCTCCACGGGCAGCACACCCCTGGGACCACACCCTCTCGCTAAACAAGCCATGAAGGAA CCCCCTATAGTGATCAAGCAAGTGGTGCAAGACAAGAACCGTGCCAACCGCAGTGCTCCTGAACGTGAGAAGGGGGCCACCCGTGAGGAGGTGATAGCACGGGTGGATGAACTCTTGGCTTCCCTGAAATTCTCCAATGGTGCTGAACAGCAGCAGAGCACCACTACCGCCAACAATGCGACCAACAACAATGGTACCACCACTCCTCCTGGGAGCAGCGACAATGGGTTGCCAGACGAGGCAAGCAGAGCTTTTGAAGCGCTGAAGATCCCCCGGAAGTTCCTCTCAGAGGCCCTGGCACATGCCATGTTGGCCACCCTGGACAAACCCCAGGCTGAGCTGCTACCCCAGATGGCGCTAGCCTACAAGAAGGATGGTGGGGCAGCCTACCTTGAAGCCCTGCAG GAGGTGTTTGGGCGCATGTCAGCACTGGAGGCGGAGATGCCCCTGGTGAAGAGCATGGTGGCAGGGCACGTGGCTCGTGGTGTGGCCAAGGGGCTCATCACCCTCTCCGATGTGGCGAGCGCGCTGCCCCAGGGCCAGCACTACCCGCTGTTCCTCCTGGTGCTACAGCAGTTGGCCCGCACTCAAGGCCGCCCGTGGCTCACCCAGGGTCTAGCACAGGCCAAG GTGGACTTAGAGTCACTGCTTCCCGAGGGCAACCGTGGCCCTGAGCGTCTGGCAGAGGTCTTGGAAGACCGAGGCTTGGGCTTCCTGCTGCCCCGGCTGCAGGGTGATCTGTGGCGGCAGCTGAAGGCAGACCCCAGTGCTACGGCCCTGTACCGGTggattcgagactctgttgaccCCCAGCAGCAGACTCAACCGGCCTTTGTGCATGCCCTGGTCACCTGCTTGCTGCGGTACATTCTTGGCCAGACCACCATGCCCCAGCTTCTCAACACCAACCAGGGCACCAATGACTCGGAAAATAATGAG AGCAccgtacagcagcagcagcagaatgcGGTGGCGCCCGAACGTGCCCAGCTGGACAAGGAGAGGGAGCTGCTGGAGCGGTACCAGGCCCTGTTGCGGGCCTTCCTCGGTGAGCGGTCAGCCTTGCAGCTGACCGCACTGTACGCACTGCAGACCCTGTGGCACTCACTGGGCTTTCCCAAAGGCATGCTGCTGCGCTGGTTTGTGCTCCTGTATGACTTGGAGATCGTCGAGGAGGAAGCCTTCCTCAAGTGGAAGGAGGATGTCAACGACGACTACCCGGGCAAGGGCAAGGCCCTCTTCCAG
- the NAT1 gene encoding eukaryotic translation initiation factor 4 gamma 2 isoform X1 produces the protein MILPSCSNHHSSRNSGVQRPCEQEPHTTRRAAARRFSVARASPTDATTEGPRGAGGSSSPCNRDGTAAAATVSSPCVHRWVPPSVVRRDAPINSADKNDLVFRKVRGILNKLTPEKFHKLRKELLLVGLDSTHILKGVILLIFDKALDEPKYSCMYASLCRELCDESPNFEPPPSSSSSSQTTTFRRLLLTKCQDEFENRRRANEAFERRNGPLTPDEQEQRLVAKHKMLGNIKFIGELGKQGLLQESILHQCVQQLLVASARVQSGGDWQDLECLCQILVTVGRRLDTPRARPLMDQYFERMRTLSHSPELPARIRFLLRDVIELRANRWVPRRGAAEHGPRTLQQIRDEASRDLGIYCGSRVSGPRAASLGGGMDDVFAPLPMASLGTGPGVIPSGGDRFFPYRAGGSARTPLNNSGGFLGGGGGGNFYNGRNNQPPPQQFGRGQRGGEHLPPRFLKKQSPGSADEISLRPAQNSIVLKPKTPLSFSKTNTGSTGSTPLGPHPLAKQAMKEPPIVIKQVVQDKNRANRSAPEREKGATREEVIARVDELLASLKFSNGAEQQQSTTTANNATNNNGTTTPPGSSDNGLPDEASRAFEALKIPRKFLSEALAHAMLATLDKPQAELLPQMALAYKKDGGAAYLEALQEVFGRMSALEAEMPLVKSMVAGHVARGVAKGLITLSDVASALPQGQHYPLFLLVLQQLARTQGRPWLTQGLAQAKVDLESLLPEGNRGPERLAEVLEDRGLGFLLPRLQGDLWRQLKADPSATALYRWIRDSVDPQQQTQPAFVHALVTCLLRYILGQTTMPQLLNTNQGTNDSENNESTVQQQQQNAVAPERAQLDKERELLERYQALLRAFLGERSALQLTALYALQTLWHSLGFPKGMLLRWFVLLYDLEIVEEEAFLKWKEDVNDDYPGKGKALFQVNQWLTWLEEAEEEEEEDEEDCSDEGDN, from the exons ATGATTCTGCCGTCATGTTCCAATCACCACTCGTCCAGGAATTCGGGA GTACAAAGGCCCTGCGAGCAGGAGCCCCACACGACCAGGCGAGCGGCGGCGAGGCGGTTTAGTGTGGCGCGGGCGTCCCCAACAGACGCAACAACGGAAGGGCCGCGAGGAGCGGGGGGCTCTTCATCTCCGTGCAACAGGGACGGCACAGCAGCGGCAGCGACTGTCTCCTCCCCGTGCGTGCACCGATGGGTTCCCCCAAGCGTTGTCCGGCGAGATGCCCCCATCAACTCTGCCGACAAGAATGACCTCGTATTCCGAAAGGTGCGCGGCATTCTCAACAAGCTCACGCCGGAAAAGTTCCACAAGCTCAGAAAGGAGCTGCTGCTCGTGGGCCTCGACTCGACGCACATTCTCAAGGGCGTAATCCTGCTTATCTTCGACAAAGCCTTGGATGAGCCCAAGTACAGTTGCATGTACGCGTCCCTCTGTCGGGAACTGTGCGACGAGTCACCAAATTTCGAGCCGCccccgagcagcagcagcagcagtcagaCCACCACTTTCCGCCGCCTGTTGCTGACCAAGTGCCAGGACGAGTTTGAGAACCGGCGGCGCGCCAACGAGGCCTTCGAGCGTCGAAATGGGCCCCTCACGCCCGACGAGCAGGAGCAGCGGCTGGTCGCCAAGCACAAGATGCTCGGCAACATCAAGTTCATCGGCGAGCTGGGCAAGCAGGGCCTGCTGCAGGAGTCCATCCTGCACCAGTGCGTGCAGCAGCTGCTGGTGGCCTCGGCGCGCGTGCAGAGCGGCGGCGACTGGCAGGACCTGGAGTGCCTCTGCCAGATCCTGGTCACGGTGGGCCGCCGGCTGGACACCCCCCGGGCCCGGCCCCTCATGGACCAGTACTTcgagcgcatgcgcaccctcTCCCACTCCCCCGAGCTGCCCGCGCGTATCCGCTTCCTGCTGCGCGACGTCATCGAGCTGCGCGCGAACCGCTGGGTGCCGCGGCGAGGCGCCGCCGAGCACGGGCCCCGCACGCTGCAACAGATACGCGACGAGGCGTCGCGCGACCTGGGCATCTACTGCGGCTCCCGGGTGAGCGGACCCCGGGCCGCTTCCCTCGGGGGAGGCATGGACGACGTGTTTGCCCCGCTCCCAATGGCCAGCCTGGGCACGGGGCCCGGGGTGATCCCCTCGGGAGGAGACCGCTTCTTTCCCTACCGCGCGGGCGGCTCGGCCCGCACGCCCCTGAATAACTCTGGCG GATTCCTGGGCGGTGGTGGTGGAGGCAACTTCTACAACGGCCGTAACAATCAGCCCCCACCACAGCAGTTTGGCCGCGGCCAACGGGGCGGGGAGCATCTGCCCCCACGCTTCCTCAAGAAGCAGAGCCCTGGCAGCGCAGATGAGATCTCCCTGCGACCAGCCCAGAACTCCATTGTGCTCAAGCCCAAGACTCCGCTGAGCTTTTCAAAGACAAACACTGGCTCCACGGGCAGCACACCCCTGGGACCACACCCTCTCGCTAAACAAGCCATGAAGGAA CCCCCTATAGTGATCAAGCAAGTGGTGCAAGACAAGAACCGTGCCAACCGCAGTGCTCCTGAACGTGAGAAGGGGGCCACCCGTGAGGAGGTGATAGCACGGGTGGATGAACTCTTGGCTTCCCTGAAATTCTCCAATGGTGCTGAACAGCAGCAGAGCACCACTACCGCCAACAATGCGACCAACAACAATGGTACCACCACTCCTCCTGGGAGCAGCGACAATGGGTTGCCAGACGAGGCAAGCAGAGCTTTTGAAGCGCTGAAGATCCCCCGGAAGTTCCTCTCAGAGGCCCTGGCACATGCCATGTTGGCCACCCTGGACAAACCCCAGGCTGAGCTGCTACCCCAGATGGCGCTAGCCTACAAGAAGGATGGTGGGGCAGCCTACCTTGAAGCCCTGCAG GAGGTGTTTGGGCGCATGTCAGCACTGGAGGCGGAGATGCCCCTGGTGAAGAGCATGGTGGCAGGGCACGTGGCTCGTGGTGTGGCCAAGGGGCTCATCACCCTCTCCGATGTGGCGAGCGCGCTGCCCCAGGGCCAGCACTACCCGCTGTTCCTCCTGGTGCTACAGCAGTTGGCCCGCACTCAAGGCCGCCCGTGGCTCACCCAGGGTCTAGCACAGGCCAAG GTGGACTTAGAGTCACTGCTTCCCGAGGGCAACCGTGGCCCTGAGCGTCTGGCAGAGGTCTTGGAAGACCGAGGCTTGGGCTTCCTGCTGCCCCGGCTGCAGGGTGATCTGTGGCGGCAGCTGAAGGCAGACCCCAGTGCTACGGCCCTGTACCGGTggattcgagactctgttgaccCCCAGCAGCAGACTCAACCGGCCTTTGTGCATGCCCTGGTCACCTGCTTGCTGCGGTACATTCTTGGCCAGACCACCATGCCCCAGCTTCTCAACACCAACCAGGGCACCAATGACTCGGAAAATAATGAG AGCAccgtacagcagcagcagcagaatgcGGTGGCGCCCGAACGTGCCCAGCTGGACAAGGAGAGGGAGCTGCTGGAGCGGTACCAGGCCCTGTTGCGGGCCTTCCTCGGTGAGCGGTCAGCCTTGCAGCTGACCGCACTGTACGCACTGCAGACCCTGTGGCACTCACTGGGCTTTCCCAAAGGCATGCTGCTGCGCTGGTTTGTGCTCCTGTATGACTTGGAGATCGTCGAGGAGGAAGCCTTCCTCAAGTGGAAGGAGGATGTCAACGACGACTACCCGGGCAAGGGCAAGGCCCTCTTCCAG
- the NAT1 gene encoding eukaryotic translation initiation factor 4 gamma 2 isoform X4 yields MYASLCRELCDESPNFEPPPSSSSSSQTTTFRRLLLTKCQDEFENRRRANEAFERRNGPLTPDEQEQRLVAKHKMLGNIKFIGELGKQGLLQESILHQCVQQLLVASARVQSGGDWQDLECLCQILVTVGRRLDTPRARPLMDQYFERMRTLSHSPELPARIRFLLRDVIELRANRWVPRRGAAEHGPRTLQQIRDEASRDLGIYCGSRVSGPRAASLGGGMDDVFAPLPMASLGTGPGVIPSGGDRFFPYRAGGSARTPLNNSGGFLGGGGGGNFYNGRNNQPPPQQFGRGQRGGEHLPPRFLKKQSPGSADEISLRPAQNSIVLKPKTPLSFSKTNTGSTGSTPLGPHPLAKQAMKEPPIVIKQVVQDKNRANRSAPEREKGATREEVIARVDELLASLKFSNGAEQQQSTTTANNATNNNGTTTPPGSSDNGLPDEASRAFEALKIPRKFLSEALAHAMLATLDKPQAELLPQMALAYKKDGGAAYLEALQEVFGRMSALEAEMPLVKSMVAGHVARGVAKGLITLSDVASALPQGQHYPLFLLVLQQLARTQGRPWLTQGLAQAKVDLESLLPEGNRGPERLAEVLEDRGLGFLLPRLQGDLWRQLKADPSATALYRWIRDSVDPQQQTQPAFVHALVTCLLRYILGQTTMPQLLNTNQGTNDSENNESTVQQQQQNAVAPERAQLDKERELLERYQALLRAFLGERSALQLTALYALQTLWHSLGFPKGMLLRWFVLLYDLEIVEEEAFLKWKEDVNDDYPGKGKALFQVNQWLTWLEEAEEEEEEDEEDCSDEGDN; encoded by the exons ATGTACGCGTCCCTCTGTCGGGAACTGTGCGACGAGTCACCAAATTTCGAGCCGCccccgagcagcagcagcagcagtcagaCCACCACTTTCCGCCGCCTGTTGCTGACCAAGTGCCAGGACGAGTTTGAGAACCGGCGGCGCGCCAACGAGGCCTTCGAGCGTCGAAATGGGCCCCTCACGCCCGACGAGCAGGAGCAGCGGCTGGTCGCCAAGCACAAGATGCTCGGCAACATCAAGTTCATCGGCGAGCTGGGCAAGCAGGGCCTGCTGCAGGAGTCCATCCTGCACCAGTGCGTGCAGCAGCTGCTGGTGGCCTCGGCGCGCGTGCAGAGCGGCGGCGACTGGCAGGACCTGGAGTGCCTCTGCCAGATCCTGGTCACGGTGGGCCGCCGGCTGGACACCCCCCGGGCCCGGCCCCTCATGGACCAGTACTTcgagcgcatgcgcaccctcTCCCACTCCCCCGAGCTGCCCGCGCGTATCCGCTTCCTGCTGCGCGACGTCATCGAGCTGCGCGCGAACCGCTGGGTGCCGCGGCGAGGCGCCGCCGAGCACGGGCCCCGCACGCTGCAACAGATACGCGACGAGGCGTCGCGCGACCTGGGCATCTACTGCGGCTCCCGGGTGAGCGGACCCCGGGCCGCTTCCCTCGGGGGAGGCATGGACGACGTGTTTGCCCCGCTCCCAATGGCCAGCCTGGGCACGGGGCCCGGGGTGATCCCCTCGGGAGGAGACCGCTTCTTTCCCTACCGCGCGGGCGGCTCGGCCCGCACGCCCCTGAATAACTCTGGCG GATTCCTGGGCGGTGGTGGTGGAGGCAACTTCTACAACGGCCGTAACAATCAGCCCCCACCACAGCAGTTTGGCCGCGGCCAACGGGGCGGGGAGCATCTGCCCCCACGCTTCCTCAAGAAGCAGAGCCCTGGCAGCGCAGATGAGATCTCCCTGCGACCAGCCCAGAACTCCATTGTGCTCAAGCCCAAGACTCCGCTGAGCTTTTCAAAGACAAACACTGGCTCCACGGGCAGCACACCCCTGGGACCACACCCTCTCGCTAAACAAGCCATGAAGGAA CCCCCTATAGTGATCAAGCAAGTGGTGCAAGACAAGAACCGTGCCAACCGCAGTGCTCCTGAACGTGAGAAGGGGGCCACCCGTGAGGAGGTGATAGCACGGGTGGATGAACTCTTGGCTTCCCTGAAATTCTCCAATGGTGCTGAACAGCAGCAGAGCACCACTACCGCCAACAATGCGACCAACAACAATGGTACCACCACTCCTCCTGGGAGCAGCGACAATGGGTTGCCAGACGAGGCAAGCAGAGCTTTTGAAGCGCTGAAGATCCCCCGGAAGTTCCTCTCAGAGGCCCTGGCACATGCCATGTTGGCCACCCTGGACAAACCCCAGGCTGAGCTGCTACCCCAGATGGCGCTAGCCTACAAGAAGGATGGTGGGGCAGCCTACCTTGAAGCCCTGCAG GAGGTGTTTGGGCGCATGTCAGCACTGGAGGCGGAGATGCCCCTGGTGAAGAGCATGGTGGCAGGGCACGTGGCTCGTGGTGTGGCCAAGGGGCTCATCACCCTCTCCGATGTGGCGAGCGCGCTGCCCCAGGGCCAGCACTACCCGCTGTTCCTCCTGGTGCTACAGCAGTTGGCCCGCACTCAAGGCCGCCCGTGGCTCACCCAGGGTCTAGCACAGGCCAAG GTGGACTTAGAGTCACTGCTTCCCGAGGGCAACCGTGGCCCTGAGCGTCTGGCAGAGGTCTTGGAAGACCGAGGCTTGGGCTTCCTGCTGCCCCGGCTGCAGGGTGATCTGTGGCGGCAGCTGAAGGCAGACCCCAGTGCTACGGCCCTGTACCGGTggattcgagactctgttgaccCCCAGCAGCAGACTCAACCGGCCTTTGTGCATGCCCTGGTCACCTGCTTGCTGCGGTACATTCTTGGCCAGACCACCATGCCCCAGCTTCTCAACACCAACCAGGGCACCAATGACTCGGAAAATAATGAG AGCAccgtacagcagcagcagcagaatgcGGTGGCGCCCGAACGTGCCCAGCTGGACAAGGAGAGGGAGCTGCTGGAGCGGTACCAGGCCCTGTTGCGGGCCTTCCTCGGTGAGCGGTCAGCCTTGCAGCTGACCGCACTGTACGCACTGCAGACCCTGTGGCACTCACTGGGCTTTCCCAAAGGCATGCTGCTGCGCTGGTTTGTGCTCCTGTATGACTTGGAGATCGTCGAGGAGGAAGCCTTCCTCAAGTGGAAGGAGGATGTCAACGACGACTACCCGGGCAAGGGCAAGGCCCTCTTCCAG